The following coding sequences lie in one Arachis hypogaea cultivar Tifrunner chromosome 4, arahy.Tifrunner.gnm2.J5K5, whole genome shotgun sequence genomic window:
- the LOC112796251 gene encoding stilbene synthase 3-like, translating into MVSVSEIRNIQRAEGPATVLAIGTANPSNCVDQSTYADYYFRVTDSEHMTDLKKKFQRICERTQIKNRHMYLTEEILKENPNMCAYKAPSLDAREDMMIREVPRVGKEAATKAIKEWGQPMSKITHLIFCTTSGVALPGVDYELIVLLGLDPCVKRYMMYHQGCFAGGTVLRLAKDLAENNKDARVLIVCSENTAVTFRGPSETDMDSLVGQALFADGAAAIIIGSDPVPEVEKPIFEIVSTDQKLVPGSHGAIGGLLREVGLTFYLNKSVPDIISQNINDALSKAFDPLGISDYNSIFWIAHPGGRAILDQVEQKVNLKPEKMKATRDVLSNYGNMSSACVFFIMDLMRKKSLEEGLKTTGEGLDWGVLFGFGPGLTIETVVLRSVAI; encoded by the exons ATGGTGTCTGTGAGTGAGATCCGCAACATTCAAAGGGCAGAAGGCCCTGCAACTGTATTGGCAATTGGCACGGCAAATCCATCAAATTGTGTTGATCAGAGTACATATGCTGATTACTATTTCAGAGTAACCGATAGCGAACACATGACTGATCTCAAAAAGAAATTTCAGCGCATTT GTGAAAGAACACAGATCAAGAACAGACATATGTACTTAACGGAAGAGATACTGAAAGAGAATCCTAACATGTGTGCATACAAGGCACCATCGTTGGATGCAAGGGAAGATATGATGATTAGGGAGGTACCAAGGGTTGGAAAAGAGGCAGCAACCAAGGCCATCAAAGAATGGGGACAGCCAATGTCTAAAATCACACATTTGATCTTCTGCACCACCAGCGGTGTTGCGTTGCCTGGCGTTGATTACGAACTCATCGTACTCTTAGGGCTCGACCCATGCGTCAAGAGGTACATGATGTACCACCAAGGCTGCTTCGCTGGCGGCACTGTTCTTCGTTTGGCTAAGGACTTGGCTGAAAATAACAAGGATGCTCGTGTTCTTATTGTTTGTTCTGAGAATACCGCAGTCACTTTCCGTGGTCCTAGTGAGACAGACATGGATAGTCTTGTAGGACAAGCATTATTTGCGGATGGAGCTGCTGCGATTATCATTGGTTCTGATCCTGTGCCAGAGGTTGAGAAGCCTATCTTTGAGATTGTTTCGACTGATCAAAAGCTCGTCCCTGGCAGCCATGGAGCTATCGGTGGTCTCCTTCGTGAAGTTGGACTTACATTCTATCTTAACAAGAGTGTTCCTGATATTATTTCGCAAAATATCAACGACGCACTCAGTAAAGCTTTTGATCCATTGGGTATATCTGATTATAACTCAATATTTTGGATTGCACACCCTGGTGGACGTGCAATTTTGGACCAGGTTGAACAGAAGGTGAACTTGAAACCAGAAAAAATGAAAGCTACTAGAGATGTGCTTAGCAATTATGGTAATATGTCAAGTGCATGTGTGTTCTTCATCATGGATTTGATGAGGAAGAAGTCTCTTGAAGAAGGACTTAAAACCACTGGTGAAGGACTTGATTGGGGTGTGCTTTTTGGATTTGGTCCTGGTCTCACCATTGAAACCGTTGTTCTTCGCAGTGTGGCCATCTGA
- the LOC112796250 gene encoding stilbene synthase 3-like, translating to MVAVNDIRKVQQRAEGPATVLAIGTANPLNCVDQSTYADYYFRVTNSEHMTDLKKKFQRICERTMIKNRHMYLTEEILKENPNMCAYKAPSLDAREDMMIREVPRVGKEAATKAIKEWGQPMSKITHLIFCTTSGVALPGVDYELIVLLGLDPCVKRYMMYHQGCFAGGTVLRLAKDLAENNKDARVLIVCSENTAVTFRGPSETDMDSLVGQALFADGAAAIIIGSDPVPEVEKPIFELVSTDQKLVPGSHGAIGGLLREVGLTFYLNKSVPDIISQNINEALSKAFDPLGISDYNSIFWIAHPGGRAILDQVEQKVNLKPEKMKATRDVLSNYGNMSSACVFFIMDLMRKKSLERGLKTTGEGLDWGVLFGFGPGLTIETVVLRSVAI from the exons ATGGTGGCTGTGAATGACATCCGTAAGGTTCAACAAAGGGCAGAAGGCCCAGCAACCGTATTGGCAATTGGCACAGCAAATCCACTAAATTGTGTTGATCAGAGTACATATGCAGATTATTATTTTAGAGTAACCAATAGCGAACACATGACTGACCTAAAGAAAAAGTTCCAACGTATTT gTGAGAGGACAATGATCAAGAACAGACATATGTACTTAACAGAAGAAATATTAAAAGAGAACCCCAACATGTGTGCATACAAGGCACCGTCGTTGGATGCAAGGGAAGACATGATGATCAGGGAGGTACCAAGGGTTGGAAAAGAGGCTGCAACCAAGGCCATCAAGGAATGGGGCCAGCCAATGTCTAAGATCACGCATTTGATCTTCTGTACCACCAGCGGCGTTGCATTGCCTGGTGTTGATTACGAACTCATCGTACTCTTAGGGCTCGACCCATGCGTCAAGAGGTACATGATGTACCACCAAGGTTGCTTCGCTGGCGGCACTGTCCTTCGCTTGGCTAAGGACTTGGCTGAAAACAACAAGGATGCTCGTGTGCTTATCGTTTGTTCCGAGAATACTGCAGTCACTTTCCGTGGTCCTAGTGAGACAGATATGGATAGTCTTGTAGGGCAAGCATTATTTGCGGATGGAGCTGCTGCGATTATCATTGGTTCTGATCCTGTGCCAGAGGTTGAGAAGCCTATCTTTGAGCTTGTTTCAACCGATCAAAAACTTGTCCCTGGCAGCCATGGAGCCATTGGTGGTCTCCTTCGTGAAGTTGGGCTTACATTCTATCTTAACAAGAGTGTTCCTGATATTATTTCGCAGAACATCAACGAAGCACTCAGTAAAGCTTTTGATCCGTTGGGTATATCTGATTATAACTCAATATTTTGGATTGCACACCCTGGTGGACGTGCAATTCTAGACCAAGTTGAGCAGAAGGTGAATTTGAAGCCAGAGAAGATGAAAGCCACTAGAGATGTGCTTAGCAATTATGGTAACATGTCAAGTGCATGCGTGTTCTTCATTATGGATTTGATGAGGAAGAAGTCCCTTGAAAGGGGGCTTAAAACTACTGGAGAAGGACTTGATTGGGGTGTGCTTTTTGGATTTGGTCCTGGTCTTACTATTGAAACTGTTGTTCTCCGCAGCGTGGCTATATGA